Proteins encoded together in one Synechococcus sp. BL107 window:
- a CDS encoding HEAT repeat domain-containing protein: MAERFDVLVQGISEQEALSLLLAQTSTVQRPADRYFAATRLGLSKTEESLDALLTATTKLNIDELYDRITRRKAIESLGRRKDKRAIPALTNVLTCTDTEAVINAINALVRIDWDPSEKDKDLLLSLLNGECTLVRAVIQAHTRLNIQHSKAEKLIAELCDHEQALIAGAARAYQAKLYGKTELLNLLESQLLNLTAGKRRSAVIDLGDARDPNRIQSLVDAPISMSLRANSCFQIIDDQSALQQKNFNSQLEVLLTDNPKHLKIRSEWQCDPNPEEIERCLSHRDEAIQYGAALSLMNLNSEDCLQIINSMEERLWSDYVTHYYLTCIVGLRQFSEKSYLIRSALAETTPQYTKSRVAAAWACLKLNLYDQLDLLYQLSSSAYWKPLRWSCQQVFARMIDQQQSQKEI; encoded by the coding sequence ATGGCTGAACGATTTGATGTTCTTGTCCAGGGAATAAGTGAGCAAGAGGCACTCTCCCTATTATTGGCTCAAACGTCAACTGTTCAAAGGCCTGCAGATCGCTATTTCGCTGCCACTCGACTTGGCTTGAGCAAGACCGAAGAATCTCTAGATGCACTATTAACAGCAACAACTAAACTAAATATTGATGAATTATACGATCGAATAACACGAAGAAAAGCTATCGAATCCTTAGGAAGGAGAAAGGACAAACGGGCAATTCCAGCCTTAACTAATGTTTTGACCTGTACAGATACGGAGGCCGTAATTAATGCAATCAATGCCCTAGTACGCATCGATTGGGATCCAAGTGAGAAAGACAAAGATCTGCTCTTATCGCTTTTGAATGGGGAATGTACCTTGGTTCGAGCAGTGATTCAGGCTCATACAAGACTCAATATTCAACATTCAAAAGCCGAAAAATTGATTGCGGAACTTTGTGATCATGAACAAGCCTTGATCGCTGGAGCCGCACGAGCTTATCAAGCCAAACTCTATGGAAAAACTGAACTTTTAAATCTACTCGAATCACAGTTACTCAATCTCACTGCAGGAAAACGACGTTCAGCAGTGATCGATCTAGGCGATGCGAGAGATCCAAATCGAATCCAGAGCTTGGTAGATGCACCGATCTCGATGTCACTAAGAGCGAACAGTTGTTTTCAGATTATTGATGATCAGAGTGCACTACAGCAAAAAAATTTCAATTCACAACTTGAAGTTCTTTTAACTGACAATCCAAAACATCTAAAGATTAGATCTGAATGGCAGTGCGATCCTAATCCTGAGGAGATCGAGCGATGCCTTAGTCATCGAGATGAAGCTATTCAATATGGAGCCGCATTGAGTCTTATGAATCTTAATTCAGAGGATTGTCTTCAGATCATCAACAGCATGGAAGAACGACTCTGGTCGGACTATGTGACACACTATTACCTCACTTGCATTGTAGGGTTAAGACAATTCTCCGAGAAAAGTTACTTGATAAGATCAGCTCTTGCAGAGACCACTCCTCAATACACGAAGTCGAGGGTTGCAGCAGCTTGGGCTTGTTTGAAGCTCAATCTTTATGATCAATTAGACCTTCTATACCAGTTATCAAGTTCCGCATACTGGAAGCCACTGCGATGGTCTTGCCAACAAGTATTTGCCAGAATGATTGATCAGCAACAATCTCAAAAAGAAATATAG